A window of Nicotiana tabacum cultivar K326 chromosome 24, ASM71507v2, whole genome shotgun sequence contains these coding sequences:
- the LOC107810953 gene encoding uncharacterized protein LOC107810953, with protein MAEIREFKQCVEECTLQDMKSSRAFFTWNNKQGGNDRVYSRIDRVLVNNEWILALPDSEVYYRNEGTFDHCPAIIRWAEDQKKQHMFRYFNMWSMAPDCKETVK; from the coding sequence ATGGCAGAAATAAGAGAATTCAAGCAATGTGTGGAAGAATGTACATTACAGGATATGAAGTCTTCAAGGGCCTTCTTTACGTGGAACAACAAACAGGGAGGTAATGACAGAGTATATAGTAGGATTGACAGGGTGTTGGTCAATAATGAGTGGATATTGGCTTTACCAGATTCAGAGGTATACTATAGGAATGAAGGGACATTTGATCACTGTCCTGCAATAATTAGATGGGCAGAAGATCAAAAGAAGCAACATATGTTCAGATACTTTAACATGTGGAGCATGGCACCAGATTGCAAAGAGACAGTAAAGTAA